In one window of Cheilinus undulatus linkage group 23, ASM1832078v1, whole genome shotgun sequence DNA:
- the uhrf1bp1l gene encoding UHRF1-binding protein 1-like isoform X1, with protein sequence MAGLIKKQILKHLSRFAKNLSPDKINLSTLKGEGQLTNLELDEEVLQSLLDLPTWLAINRVECNKAAIRIPWTKLKTHPISLTLDKVVMEMSTCDEPRPPNGPSPIATASGQSEYGFAEKVVEGMSLSINSIVIRISAKAFNASFELSQLQVYSVNTSWSISDLRFTRIQDPQRGEILTFKEISWQMIRIEADAIQSAEHEMLSAPIRLITNQSKIRVTLKRRIKDCNVVASKLILILDDLLWVLTDSQLKAMVQYAKSLSEAMEKSAQQRKSMATEDQVSSAPPSAQQVRTQQASTAADQSATMAKLFSAYDVCETSHHLQITHLDLHICDDIHAKDKVINKRITGGAMQLSFSSITLDYYPFHRAGDSCVHWMHYSEATKTREGWARTLLDEFKSNVEMLKSAVRDQQGPPPAHSSPQHSKINTSSSSSFSPPPPQTPKTQLMSSSVVLRMADFSIYQVSTADQRRSSPKAMISCNKKSLYLPPEMPAIHVEFTEYYFPDGKDYPIPCPNLYAQLNALQLVLDPRSLVWINLFALDLRQSLEQFMEIYKLSDSQKSDEHVDIKVDGLMLKLVIPTDRDASCPADLPRSISVQTSEMVATNTRQPANCTRSHLEALLQAFEEEPFFSTSYTSFPRSTSSLPLLHPVFQRHAHEQDTKLHDIYRGLVVPTMGADALKMPAAADFWALHFSQFWVDYEGTRGGKGRPQPFVDSFPLTVWACQPAKIVHHQEKLRGAAGSGLPRSTSGEAIARLQRKRLLKEYYSTDGAPTSTHSNDATPPASNGLHKPHSLDSLPSSSSSLSSSNKNADVQVLVHVQKHLSAQVSHRQYVFLMQLQRSIKALQQTLQQDLEEMSSKKDRKDPSQRPADHQPFTACLGLLLKSAEVSLLLKPVSQPEGSGSPLGSELSPSESRGTLEPGSDTGEGAEKSERGSEGAGSGSDGGAAKGACNTVDQLLCGDGSDGPAPLVPSSAPAARPDLNHKASLEERTTAKNSGKWSSEDGGEVVVDGLTGGEEGGVGLDSKTQTGDSLLDPLSSKEWNDKDTSAASKMPQSISSGRLMRDRSQSSFSVSYKNMKKSPSLQSLDNISIDSYLMEDGDTYSLLERDDVSISGFKDAISEQSATESATEAVIGPEQEGGVSPDTVSATSQSIDDPTKDIVSVLVLKVRSVCVAMEAEGESTAVALEVGQVTPSQLGNVSLRQYLSNRSLGMVCSVPIPAQSSQAGCELSSTSVRGLHSPEVRARLESGPCAAAHSPLAERNGFLQLHLHGYQASFLMSTMHNLAHFLEDDSAPQVLPMEISVRDTHINLKDDGPRDNPSDPEPSPITLHVDSLIIHRRDDGSFSIGVDNTSENKSKKDGVLIDSALSPVPEMVGGVCTVPKATQTQAPPSSPPPSSREKMLLEENECLKVELSRAKMALAEAQMEKDSLLHRIKNLKVNTS encoded by the exons GTTTGCAAAAAATCTGTCGCCAGACAAGATCAACCTGAGCACGCTGAAGGGGGAGGGCCAGCTGACCAACCTGGAGCTGGATGAGGAGGTTCTCCAGAGCTTGCTTGACCTTCCCACCTGGCTCGCCATCAACCGTGTGGAATGCAACAAGGCTGCCATCAGG ATACCATGGACCAAGTTGAAGACGCACCCTATATCTTTG ACTTTGGACAAAGTGGTGATGGAGATGAGTACCTGTGATGAACCCCGCCCCCCTAATGGCCCGTCTCCTATAGCAACAGCATCAGGACAAAG TGAATATGGATTTGCTGAGAAAGTGGTTGAGGGCATGTCACTGTCCATCAACTCCATTGTCATCAGAATCAGCGCCAAGGCCTTCAACGCCTCCTTCGAGCTGTCGCAGCTGCAGGTCTACAGCGTCAACACCAGCTGGAGCATCAGCGACCTGCGCTTCACCCGCATCCAGGACCCTCAGAGGGGAGAG ATTCTGACATTCAAAGAGATCAGCTGGCAGATGATTCGAATCGAAGCTGACGCCATCCAGAGCGCCGAACACGAGATGCTGAGTGCCCCCATCCGCCTAATCACCAACCAGTCCAAGATCCGAGTCACTCTGAAGAGACGG ATTAAGGACTGCAACGTGGTGGCATCCAAGCTGATTCTGATCCTGGATGACCTGCTCTGGGTGCTGACCGACTCACAGCTCAAAGCCATGGTGCAGTACGCCAAGTCTCTGAGCGAGGCCATGGAGAAGTCGGCGCAGCAGAGGAAGAGCATGGCTACGGAAGATCAG GTGTCATCAGCGCCCCCATCAGCCCAGCAGGTTCGCACCCAGCAGGCGTCCACAGCAGCTGACCAGAGTGCAACCATGGCCAAGCTGTTCAGCGCCTACGATGTGTGCGAGACATCTCACCACCTCCAAATCACACACCTCGACCTGCACATCTGTGATGACATCCACGCGAAGGACAAAG TGATCAATAAGAGGATAACAGGGGGTGCTATGCAGCTTTCCTTTAGCTCCATCACTCTGGATTACTACCCTTTCCACAGAGCAG GTGACAGCTGTGTTCACTGGATGCACTACAGCGAGGCCACAAAGACCAGAGAGGGCTGGGCGCGGACTCTGCTCGACGAGTTCAAGTCCAACGTCGAAATGTTAAAGAGCGCGGTGCGAGACCAGCAAGGACCGCCACCTGCCCATAGTTCCCCACAACACA gTAAAATCAACACCTCCTCCAGTTCTTCCTTCAgtcctcctccacctcaaacCCCAAAGACACAGCTCATGTCCAGCTCTGTGGTCCTCAGGATGGCCGACTTCAGCATCTACCAG GTTTCAACAGCTGACCAGCGCCGCTCCAGCCCCAAAGCCATGATCTCCTGCAATAAAAAGTCTCTGTACCTTCCCCCAGAGATGCCCGCCATTCATGTGGAGTTCACAGAGTACTATTTCCCTGATGGAAAAGACTACCCTA TCCCATGTCCTAACCTGTACGCCCAGCTGAACGCCCTGCAGCTTGTCCTGGATCCTCGCAGCTTGGTGTGGATCAACCTCTTCGCCCTCGACCTCCGGCAGAGTCTGGAGCAGTTCATGGAGATCTACAAGCTGAGCGACTCGCAGAAATCAGACGAGCATGTGGACATCAAAGTTGACGGCCTCATGCTCAAG CTGGTAATACCTACTGATCGGGATGCCTCCTGTCCCGCTGATCTGCCTCGCTCCATCTCAGTGCAGACCTCTGAAATGGTGGCCACAAACACCCGACAACCTGCAAACTGCACCCGCTCCCACCTTGAAGCCCTGCTGCAGGCATTTGAGGAGGAACCCTTCTTCTCCACGTCTTACACATCATTTCCTCGTTCCACGTCTTCCTTACCCCTGCTGCATCCCGTCTTCCAGCGCCATGCACACGAACAAGACACCAAGCTCCATGACATCTACCGTGGACTGGTGGTTCCGACGATGGGCGCAGACGCCCTCAAGATGCCTGCAGCTGCTGACTTTTGGGCGCTGCACTTTTCCCAGTTCTGGGTGGACTACGAAGGCACCCGTGGTGGAAAAGGGCGGCCGCAGCCCTTTGTGGACTCGTTCCCTCTCACCGTGTGGGCGTGTCAGCCTGCAAAGATTGTTCATCATCAAGAGAAGCTCAGAGGTGCCGCTGGATCAGGTCTGCCCAGGAGCACGTCTGGGGAAGCTATCGCTCGTCTGCAGAGGAAACGATTGCTAAAGGAGTATTACAGCACTGATGGTGCTCCAACATCAACTCATAGCAATGATGCAACACCACCTGCTAGCAATGGACTCCATAAACCTCACTCATTGGACAGtctcccttcctcctcctcttctctgtcatcatcaaataaaaatgctgatGTGCAAGTTTTGGTGCATGTGCAGAAGCATTTAAGTGCTCAG GTGAGCCACCGGCAGTACGTGTTCCTGATGCAACTCCAGCGCAGCATCAAGGCCCTGCAGCAGACCCTGCAGCAGGATCTGGAGGAGATGAGCTCCAAGAAGGACCGTAAAGATCCCTCGCAGCGTCCTGCAGACCACCAGCCGTTCACCGCCTGCCTCGGCCTGCTTCTGAAAAGCGCAGAGGTGTCCTTGCTCCTGAAACCTGTCTCTCAGCCCGAGGGTTCAGGGTCTCCTCTGGGGTCTGAACTCTCACCATCAGAGAGCCGAGGTACCCTGGAGCCTGGGAGCGACACTGGAGAGGGAGCGGAGAAGAGTGAGAGGGGGAGCGAAggagctgggtctgggtctgaTGGAGGGGCAGCAAAAGGAGCTTGTAACACTGTAGACCAGCTGCTGTGTGGAGATGGCTCAGACGGGCCCGCTCCACTCGTTCCCTCCTCCGCCCCAGCTGCACGTCCTGACTTAAATCACAAAGCCTCACTGGAGGAGAGGACTACAGCTAAGAACTCTGGGAAATGGAGTTCAGAGGATGGGGGTGAGGTGGTTGTTGATGGGTTGACTGGAGGTGAGGAAGGTGGGGTTGGATTAGACTCTAAAACCCAGACAGGAGACTCCCTGTTGGACCCTCTGAGCAGCAAAGAGTGGAACGACAAAGACACGAGTGCAGCCTCCAAGATGCCTCAGTCAATATCCAG TGGTCGTTTGATGCGGGATCGCTCCCAGTCCAGCTTCTCTGTGTCCTACAAGAACATGAAGAAGAGCCCATCCCTGCAGTCgcttgacaacatttctatAGACAGCTACCTGATGGAGGATGGGGACACTTACAGCCTGCTTGAGAGAG ATGACGTGTCCATCTCAGGCTTCAAGGATGCCATCAGCGAGCAAAGTGCCACAGAGAGCGCCACTGAAGCCGTGATTGGTCCTGAGCAGGAGGGAGGCGTGTCCCCTGACACTGTCAGTGCTACATCCCAGAGCATCGATGATCCCACCAAGGATATA GTGTCAGTGCTGGTGTTGAAGGTGCGGTCAGTATGTGTGGCCATGGAGGCGGAGGGAGAGAGCACGGCTGTGGCTCTGGAGGTGGGACAGGTGACACCGAGCCAGCTGGGAAATGTCAGCCTCAGGCAGTATCTCAGCAACCGCAGCCTGG GTATGGTGTGTTCAGTACCAATACCTGCTCAAAGCAGCCAAG CTGGCTGTGAGCTCAGCTCCACCTCCGTCAGGGGCCTCCACAGTCCAGAGGTGCGCGCTCGCCTGGAGAGCGGGCCCTGTGCCGCTGCTCACTCCCCGCTCGCCGAGCGGAACGGCTTCCTGCAGCTGCATCTCCATGGATACCAGGCAAGCTTCTTGATGTCCACAATGCATAACCTGGCCCACTTCCTGGAGGACGACTCGGCGCCGCAGGTGCTGCCCATGGAGATCAGTGTCAGGGACACACACATCAACTTGAAG GACGACGGCCCTCGCGACAACCCATCTGACCCAGAGCCCTCTCCAATCACGCTGCACGTGGACAGCCTCATCATCCACAGAAGAGATGACGGCTCCTTCTCTATAGGAG TGGACAACACTTCAGAAAACAAGTCCAAGAAAGATGGCGTGTTGATTGACAGCGCTCTGAGTCCCGTTCCTGAGATGGTGGGCGGCGTCTGCACGGTACCAAAGGCTACACAGACTCAAGCCCCGCCCAGCAGTCCACCTCCATCCAGCAGAGAAAAG atgCTGCTGGAGGAAAACGAATGTCTGAAAGTGGAGCTGTCCCGAGCCAAGATGGCGCTGGCTGAGGCTCAGATGGAGAAAGACTCATTGCTGCACCGTATAAAGAATCTCAAAGTCAACACTAGCTAG
- the uhrf1bp1l gene encoding UHRF1-binding protein 1-like isoform X2, translating into MAGLIKKQILKHLSRFAKNLSPDKINLSTLKGEGQLTNLELDEEVLQSLLDLPTWLAINRVECNKAAIRIPWTKLKTHPISLTLDKVVMEMSTCDEPRPPNGPSPIATASGQSEYGFAEKVVEGMSLSINSIVIRISAKAFNASFELSQLQVYSVNTSWSISDLRFTRIQDPQRGEILTFKEISWQMIRIEADAIQSAEHEMLSAPIRLITNQSKIRVTLKRRIKDCNVVASKLILILDDLLWVLTDSQLKAMVQYAKSLSEAMEKSAQQRKSMATEDQVSSAPPSAQQVRTQQASTAADQSATMAKLFSAYDVCETSHHLQITHLDLHICDDIHAKDKVINKRITGGAMQLSFSSITLDYYPFHRAGDSCVHWMHYSEATKTREGWARTLLDEFKSNVEMLKSAVRDQQGPPPAHSSPQHSKINTSSSSSFSPPPPQTPKTQLMSSSVVLRMADFSIYQVSTADQRRSSPKAMISCNKKSLYLPPEMPAIHVEFTEYYFPDGKDYPIPCPNLYAQLNALQLVLDPRSLVWINLFALDLRQSLEQFMEIYKLSDSQKSDEHVDIKVDGLMLKLVIPTDRDASCPADLPRSISVQTSEMVATNTRQPANCTRSHLEALLQAFEEEPFFSTSYTSFPRSTSSLPLLHPVFQRHAHEQDTKLHDIYRGLVVPTMGADALKMPAAADFWALHFSQFWVDYEGTRGGKGRPQPFVDSFPLTVWACQPAKIVHHQEKLRGAAGSGLPRSTSGEAIARLQRKRLLKEYYSTDGAPTSTHSNDATPPASNGLHKPHSLDSLPSSSSSLSSSNKNADVQVLVHVQKHLSAQVSHRQYVFLMQLQRSIKALQQTLQQDLEEMSSKKDRKDPSQRPADHQPFTACLGLLLKSAEVSLLLKPVSQPEGSGSPLGSELSPSESRGTLEPGSDTGEGAEKSERGSEGAGSGSDGGAAKGACNTVDQLLCGDGSDGPAPLVPSSAPAARPDLNHKASLEERTTAKNSGKWSSEDGGEVVVDGLTGGEEGGVGLDSKTQTGDSLLDPLSSKEWNDKDTSAASKMPQSISSGRLMRDRSQSSFSVSYKNMKKSPSLQSLDNISIDSYLMEDGDTYSLLERDDVSISGFKDAISEQSATESATEAVIGPEQEGGVSPDTVSATSQSIDDPTKDIVSVLVLKVRSVCVAMEAEGESTAVALEVGQVTPSQLGNVSLRQYLSNRSLAGCELSSTSVRGLHSPEVRARLESGPCAAAHSPLAERNGFLQLHLHGYQASFLMSTMHNLAHFLEDDSAPQVLPMEISVRDTHINLKDDGPRDNPSDPEPSPITLHVDSLIIHRRDDGSFSIGVDNTSENKSKKDGVLIDSALSPVPEMVGGVCTVPKATQTQAPPSSPPPSSREKMLLEENECLKVELSRAKMALAEAQMEKDSLLHRIKNLKVNTS; encoded by the exons GTTTGCAAAAAATCTGTCGCCAGACAAGATCAACCTGAGCACGCTGAAGGGGGAGGGCCAGCTGACCAACCTGGAGCTGGATGAGGAGGTTCTCCAGAGCTTGCTTGACCTTCCCACCTGGCTCGCCATCAACCGTGTGGAATGCAACAAGGCTGCCATCAGG ATACCATGGACCAAGTTGAAGACGCACCCTATATCTTTG ACTTTGGACAAAGTGGTGATGGAGATGAGTACCTGTGATGAACCCCGCCCCCCTAATGGCCCGTCTCCTATAGCAACAGCATCAGGACAAAG TGAATATGGATTTGCTGAGAAAGTGGTTGAGGGCATGTCACTGTCCATCAACTCCATTGTCATCAGAATCAGCGCCAAGGCCTTCAACGCCTCCTTCGAGCTGTCGCAGCTGCAGGTCTACAGCGTCAACACCAGCTGGAGCATCAGCGACCTGCGCTTCACCCGCATCCAGGACCCTCAGAGGGGAGAG ATTCTGACATTCAAAGAGATCAGCTGGCAGATGATTCGAATCGAAGCTGACGCCATCCAGAGCGCCGAACACGAGATGCTGAGTGCCCCCATCCGCCTAATCACCAACCAGTCCAAGATCCGAGTCACTCTGAAGAGACGG ATTAAGGACTGCAACGTGGTGGCATCCAAGCTGATTCTGATCCTGGATGACCTGCTCTGGGTGCTGACCGACTCACAGCTCAAAGCCATGGTGCAGTACGCCAAGTCTCTGAGCGAGGCCATGGAGAAGTCGGCGCAGCAGAGGAAGAGCATGGCTACGGAAGATCAG GTGTCATCAGCGCCCCCATCAGCCCAGCAGGTTCGCACCCAGCAGGCGTCCACAGCAGCTGACCAGAGTGCAACCATGGCCAAGCTGTTCAGCGCCTACGATGTGTGCGAGACATCTCACCACCTCCAAATCACACACCTCGACCTGCACATCTGTGATGACATCCACGCGAAGGACAAAG TGATCAATAAGAGGATAACAGGGGGTGCTATGCAGCTTTCCTTTAGCTCCATCACTCTGGATTACTACCCTTTCCACAGAGCAG GTGACAGCTGTGTTCACTGGATGCACTACAGCGAGGCCACAAAGACCAGAGAGGGCTGGGCGCGGACTCTGCTCGACGAGTTCAAGTCCAACGTCGAAATGTTAAAGAGCGCGGTGCGAGACCAGCAAGGACCGCCACCTGCCCATAGTTCCCCACAACACA gTAAAATCAACACCTCCTCCAGTTCTTCCTTCAgtcctcctccacctcaaacCCCAAAGACACAGCTCATGTCCAGCTCTGTGGTCCTCAGGATGGCCGACTTCAGCATCTACCAG GTTTCAACAGCTGACCAGCGCCGCTCCAGCCCCAAAGCCATGATCTCCTGCAATAAAAAGTCTCTGTACCTTCCCCCAGAGATGCCCGCCATTCATGTGGAGTTCACAGAGTACTATTTCCCTGATGGAAAAGACTACCCTA TCCCATGTCCTAACCTGTACGCCCAGCTGAACGCCCTGCAGCTTGTCCTGGATCCTCGCAGCTTGGTGTGGATCAACCTCTTCGCCCTCGACCTCCGGCAGAGTCTGGAGCAGTTCATGGAGATCTACAAGCTGAGCGACTCGCAGAAATCAGACGAGCATGTGGACATCAAAGTTGACGGCCTCATGCTCAAG CTGGTAATACCTACTGATCGGGATGCCTCCTGTCCCGCTGATCTGCCTCGCTCCATCTCAGTGCAGACCTCTGAAATGGTGGCCACAAACACCCGACAACCTGCAAACTGCACCCGCTCCCACCTTGAAGCCCTGCTGCAGGCATTTGAGGAGGAACCCTTCTTCTCCACGTCTTACACATCATTTCCTCGTTCCACGTCTTCCTTACCCCTGCTGCATCCCGTCTTCCAGCGCCATGCACACGAACAAGACACCAAGCTCCATGACATCTACCGTGGACTGGTGGTTCCGACGATGGGCGCAGACGCCCTCAAGATGCCTGCAGCTGCTGACTTTTGGGCGCTGCACTTTTCCCAGTTCTGGGTGGACTACGAAGGCACCCGTGGTGGAAAAGGGCGGCCGCAGCCCTTTGTGGACTCGTTCCCTCTCACCGTGTGGGCGTGTCAGCCTGCAAAGATTGTTCATCATCAAGAGAAGCTCAGAGGTGCCGCTGGATCAGGTCTGCCCAGGAGCACGTCTGGGGAAGCTATCGCTCGTCTGCAGAGGAAACGATTGCTAAAGGAGTATTACAGCACTGATGGTGCTCCAACATCAACTCATAGCAATGATGCAACACCACCTGCTAGCAATGGACTCCATAAACCTCACTCATTGGACAGtctcccttcctcctcctcttctctgtcatcatcaaataaaaatgctgatGTGCAAGTTTTGGTGCATGTGCAGAAGCATTTAAGTGCTCAG GTGAGCCACCGGCAGTACGTGTTCCTGATGCAACTCCAGCGCAGCATCAAGGCCCTGCAGCAGACCCTGCAGCAGGATCTGGAGGAGATGAGCTCCAAGAAGGACCGTAAAGATCCCTCGCAGCGTCCTGCAGACCACCAGCCGTTCACCGCCTGCCTCGGCCTGCTTCTGAAAAGCGCAGAGGTGTCCTTGCTCCTGAAACCTGTCTCTCAGCCCGAGGGTTCAGGGTCTCCTCTGGGGTCTGAACTCTCACCATCAGAGAGCCGAGGTACCCTGGAGCCTGGGAGCGACACTGGAGAGGGAGCGGAGAAGAGTGAGAGGGGGAGCGAAggagctgggtctgggtctgaTGGAGGGGCAGCAAAAGGAGCTTGTAACACTGTAGACCAGCTGCTGTGTGGAGATGGCTCAGACGGGCCCGCTCCACTCGTTCCCTCCTCCGCCCCAGCTGCACGTCCTGACTTAAATCACAAAGCCTCACTGGAGGAGAGGACTACAGCTAAGAACTCTGGGAAATGGAGTTCAGAGGATGGGGGTGAGGTGGTTGTTGATGGGTTGACTGGAGGTGAGGAAGGTGGGGTTGGATTAGACTCTAAAACCCAGACAGGAGACTCCCTGTTGGACCCTCTGAGCAGCAAAGAGTGGAACGACAAAGACACGAGTGCAGCCTCCAAGATGCCTCAGTCAATATCCAG TGGTCGTTTGATGCGGGATCGCTCCCAGTCCAGCTTCTCTGTGTCCTACAAGAACATGAAGAAGAGCCCATCCCTGCAGTCgcttgacaacatttctatAGACAGCTACCTGATGGAGGATGGGGACACTTACAGCCTGCTTGAGAGAG ATGACGTGTCCATCTCAGGCTTCAAGGATGCCATCAGCGAGCAAAGTGCCACAGAGAGCGCCACTGAAGCCGTGATTGGTCCTGAGCAGGAGGGAGGCGTGTCCCCTGACACTGTCAGTGCTACATCCCAGAGCATCGATGATCCCACCAAGGATATA GTGTCAGTGCTGGTGTTGAAGGTGCGGTCAGTATGTGTGGCCATGGAGGCGGAGGGAGAGAGCACGGCTGTGGCTCTGGAGGTGGGACAGGTGACACCGAGCCAGCTGGGAAATGTCAGCCTCAGGCAGTATCTCAGCAACCGCAGCCTGG CTGGCTGTGAGCTCAGCTCCACCTCCGTCAGGGGCCTCCACAGTCCAGAGGTGCGCGCTCGCCTGGAGAGCGGGCCCTGTGCCGCTGCTCACTCCCCGCTCGCCGAGCGGAACGGCTTCCTGCAGCTGCATCTCCATGGATACCAGGCAAGCTTCTTGATGTCCACAATGCATAACCTGGCCCACTTCCTGGAGGACGACTCGGCGCCGCAGGTGCTGCCCATGGAGATCAGTGTCAGGGACACACACATCAACTTGAAG GACGACGGCCCTCGCGACAACCCATCTGACCCAGAGCCCTCTCCAATCACGCTGCACGTGGACAGCCTCATCATCCACAGAAGAGATGACGGCTCCTTCTCTATAGGAG TGGACAACACTTCAGAAAACAAGTCCAAGAAAGATGGCGTGTTGATTGACAGCGCTCTGAGTCCCGTTCCTGAGATGGTGGGCGGCGTCTGCACGGTACCAAAGGCTACACAGACTCAAGCCCCGCCCAGCAGTCCACCTCCATCCAGCAGAGAAAAG atgCTGCTGGAGGAAAACGAATGTCTGAAAGTGGAGCTGTCCCGAGCCAAGATGGCGCTGGCTGAGGCTCAGATGGAGAAAGACTCATTGCTGCACCGTATAAAGAATCTCAAAGTCAACACTAGCTAG